One stretch of Variovorax sp. TBS-050B DNA includes these proteins:
- the glgB gene encoding 1,4-alpha-glucan branching protein GlgB, whose product MRHATTPELPEREVRALMRAEHGDPFAVLGPHQTRDGLLLVRALLPGAQSVAVVHTRTGWPLALLARQEGSDLFAGPVPAAEALLGYSFEVDWGSHSARLEDPYRFGFVLGDTDVWLLAEGTHLRPWERLGAHLREIDGVKGVAFAVWAPNARRVSVVGDFNQWDGRRHMMRLRRECGVWEIFAPQFAAGDAYEFEILSAHGEVLRKADPYAFSTRLRPETACVVAPLPAPVPLPPARAAANDRHAPISIYEVHLGSWRRKDGDAWLDYRELADTLVPYARDMGFTHLELLPVSEHPFDGSWGYQPIGLYAPTSRFGTPGDFRHLVEAAHAAGLGVILDWVPAHFPTDAHGLGRFDGTALYEYADPREGFHNDWQTLIFNYARTEVRNYLVGNALYWLERYGVDGLRVDAVASMLYRDYSRRPGEWLPNAQGGRENLEAIEFLRRMNQVVGVERPGAFTAAEESTSFPGVTRPPEAGGLGFHYKWNMGWMNDTLAFAGLDPIHRKHHHEQITFGLMYAHSENFVLPLSHDEVVHGKGSLFTRMPGADAWQKFAGLRNLYGYLWGYPGKKLLFMGGEFAQAAEWNADRSLDWHLLERAANQGVRRLVRDLNNVYRHFAALHELDTERGGFEWIVHDDRAQSVFGFLRRARDGSFVVVVCNFTPVAREGYRLGVPAAGSYREVINTDAAVYGGSGVHNGVVEAEAVPWQGQPYSVSLRLPPLATVMWVLLEGH is encoded by the coding sequence ATGCGCCACGCCACCACCCCCGAACTGCCCGAGCGCGAGGTGCGCGCGCTGATGCGGGCCGAGCACGGCGACCCCTTCGCCGTGCTCGGCCCGCACCAGACGCGCGACGGCCTGCTGCTGGTGCGCGCCCTGCTGCCCGGCGCGCAAAGCGTGGCCGTGGTGCACACGCGCACCGGCTGGCCGCTGGCGCTGCTCGCGCGGCAGGAAGGCTCCGACCTCTTCGCGGGCCCGGTGCCTGCGGCGGAGGCGCTGCTGGGTTATTCGTTCGAGGTCGACTGGGGCTCGCACAGCGCGCGGCTCGAGGATCCGTACCGCTTCGGCTTCGTGCTCGGTGATACCGACGTCTGGCTGCTCGCCGAGGGCACGCACCTGCGCCCCTGGGAGCGGCTCGGCGCGCACCTGCGCGAGATCGATGGCGTGAAGGGCGTGGCCTTCGCGGTGTGGGCGCCGAATGCGCGCCGCGTGTCGGTGGTCGGCGACTTCAACCAGTGGGACGGCCGGCGCCACATGATGCGGCTGCGCCGCGAATGCGGCGTGTGGGAGATCTTCGCGCCGCAGTTCGCGGCGGGCGACGCCTACGAGTTCGAAATTCTCTCGGCACACGGCGAGGTGCTGCGCAAGGCCGACCCCTATGCCTTCTCGACCCGCCTGCGGCCCGAGACCGCCTGCGTGGTCGCGCCGCTGCCCGCGCCGGTACCCCTGCCCCCGGCGCGCGCCGCCGCCAACGACCGGCATGCGCCGATCAGCATCTACGAAGTGCACCTGGGCTCGTGGCGGCGCAAGGACGGCGATGCCTGGCTCGACTACCGCGAGCTCGCCGACACGCTGGTGCCCTATGCGCGCGACATGGGCTTCACGCACCTCGAGCTGCTGCCCGTGAGCGAGCATCCCTTCGACGGCTCGTGGGGCTACCAGCCGATCGGCCTGTATGCGCCGACCTCGCGCTTCGGCACGCCCGGCGACTTCCGCCATCTGGTCGAGGCCGCGCATGCGGCCGGGCTGGGCGTGATCCTCGACTGGGTGCCCGCGCACTTTCCGACCGATGCGCACGGCCTCGGCCGCTTCGACGGCACCGCGCTCTACGAATACGCCGATCCGCGCGAAGGCTTCCACAACGACTGGCAGACGCTGATCTTCAATTACGCGCGCACGGAAGTGCGCAACTACCTGGTCGGCAATGCGCTGTACTGGCTCGAGCGCTACGGCGTCGACGGCCTGCGCGTGGACGCGGTGGCGTCGATGCTCTATCGCGACTACAGCCGCCGGCCCGGCGAGTGGCTGCCCAATGCCCAGGGCGGCCGCGAGAACCTGGAGGCGATCGAGTTCCTGCGGCGCATGAACCAGGTGGTGGGCGTGGAGCGCCCGGGCGCCTTCACCGCGGCCGAGGAGTCCACGAGCTTCCCGGGCGTGACGCGGCCGCCCGAGGCCGGCGGGCTCGGCTTTCACTACAAATGGAACATGGGCTGGATGAACGACACCCTGGCCTTCGCGGGTCTCGACCCGATCCACCGCAAGCACCACCACGAGCAGATCACCTTCGGGCTGATGTATGCGCACAGCGAGAACTTCGTGCTGCCGCTGTCGCACGACGAGGTGGTGCACGGCAAGGGCTCGCTGTTCACGCGCATGCCCGGCGCCGATGCGTGGCAGAAGTTCGCGGGGCTGCGCAACCTGTACGGCTATCTCTGGGGCTATCCGGGAAAGAAGCTGCTGTTCATGGGCGGCGAATTCGCGCAGGCCGCGGAATGGAACGCGGACCGCAGCCTCGACTGGCACCTGCTGGAGCGTGCGGCGAACCAGGGCGTGCGGCGGCTGGTGCGCGACCTGAACAACGTGTACCGCCACTTCGCGGCGCTGCACGAACTCGACACCGAGCGCGGCGGCTTCGAATGGATCGTGCACGACGACCGGGCGCAGTCGGTGTTCGGTTTCCTGCGCCGCGCGCGGGACGGGTCGTTCGTCGTGGTGGTCTGCAACTTCACGCCCGTGGCGCGCGAAGGCTATCGGCTCGGCGTGCCCGCCGCGGGCAGCTACCGCGAGGTGATCAACACCGATGCGGCGGTGTACGGCGGCAGCGGGGTGCACAACGGCGTGGTCGAGGCGGAGGCGGTGCCCTGGCAGGGGCAGCCATACTCGGTCTCGCTCCGGCTGCCGCCGCTGGCCACCGTGATGTGGGTGCTGCTCGAAGGACATTGA
- a CDS encoding alpha glucosidase: MGSTTESSNSEWWRGAVIYQIYPRSFMDSNGDGIGDLPGITARLAHVASLGVDAIWVSPFFRSPMKDFGYDVSDYRAVDPIFGTLADFDEMLARAHALGLRVIIDQVLSHTSDQHAWFAESRASRDNPKADWYVWADPKPDGTPPTNWLSVFGGSAWQWDPRRRQYYLHSFLKEQPDLNFHCAEVQQALLGEVRFWCERGVDGFRFDACNHQFHDAQLRDNPPAAAASVHGVSTVRADNPYAMQQHLYDKSQMENLAFLESLRALLDRHGAVALGEVGDENAAPVMAQYTELGRRLHLAYSFSLLTAEHSARHLRHQVETLDQALAPTGGWGCWAVSNHDVPRVATRWRGDGPEDPRRDRLWFALLLSLRGSASIYQGEELGLPEAEVPFELLQDPYGRAFWPEFKGRDGCRTPMPWQADELHAGFTTGAPWLPVHGRHLPLAVDRQAHDPDSMLHFSRALLHWRRTQPLLRTGAIAFLDAPEPVLWFERRAGHASLQAVFNLGSAPVSLALPAPLEPLAGHPLAASSSVAGDGGRALTLAPYGVFFGRTADDSGTM, encoded by the coding sequence ATGGGCAGCACGACCGAGAGCAGCAACAGCGAATGGTGGCGCGGCGCGGTGATCTACCAGATCTATCCGCGCAGCTTCATGGACAGCAACGGCGACGGCATCGGCGACCTGCCGGGCATCACGGCCAGGCTCGCGCATGTGGCGAGCCTCGGCGTGGACGCGATCTGGGTCTCGCCCTTCTTCCGCTCGCCGATGAAGGACTTCGGCTACGACGTGTCCGACTACCGCGCGGTGGACCCGATCTTCGGCACCCTCGCCGACTTCGACGAGATGCTCGCGCGCGCGCATGCGCTGGGGCTGCGGGTCATCATCGACCAGGTGCTCTCGCACACGTCGGACCAGCATGCCTGGTTCGCCGAGAGCCGCGCGAGCCGCGACAATCCCAAGGCCGACTGGTACGTCTGGGCCGATCCGAAGCCTGACGGCACGCCGCCCACCAACTGGCTCTCGGTGTTCGGCGGCTCCGCCTGGCAGTGGGACCCGCGGCGCCGGCAGTACTACCTGCACAGCTTCCTCAAGGAGCAGCCGGACCTCAACTTCCATTGCGCCGAGGTGCAGCAGGCGCTGCTCGGCGAGGTGCGCTTCTGGTGCGAGCGCGGCGTGGACGGCTTCCGCTTCGACGCCTGCAACCACCAGTTCCACGATGCGCAACTGCGCGACAACCCGCCGGCCGCCGCCGCCTCGGTGCACGGCGTGAGCACCGTGCGCGCCGACAACCCGTACGCGATGCAGCAGCACCTCTACGACAAGAGCCAGATGGAGAACCTGGCTTTTCTCGAAAGCCTGCGCGCGCTGCTCGACCGCCACGGCGCCGTCGCGCTCGGCGAGGTGGGCGACGAGAACGCCGCGCCCGTGATGGCGCAGTACACCGAACTGGGCCGGCGCCTGCACCTGGCCTACAGCTTCAGCCTGCTGACCGCCGAGCACAGCGCGCGGCACCTGCGCCACCAGGTCGAGACGCTCGACCAGGCGCTCGCGCCCACCGGCGGCTGGGGCTGCTGGGCGGTGTCGAACCACGACGTGCCGCGGGTGGCCACGCGCTGGCGCGGCGACGGCCCGGAGGACCCGCGGCGCGACCGGCTCTGGTTCGCGCTGCTGCTGTCGCTGCGCGGCAGCGCGAGCATCTACCAGGGCGAGGAGCTCGGCCTGCCCGAGGCCGAGGTGCCCTTCGAGCTGCTGCAGGACCCGTACGGCCGCGCCTTCTGGCCCGAATTCAAGGGCCGCGACGGCTGCCGCACGCCGATGCCCTGGCAGGCCGATGAACTGCATGCCGGCTTCACCACCGGCGCGCCGTGGCTGCCGGTGCATGGCCGCCACCTGCCGCTGGCGGTCGACCGCCAGGCGCACGATCCCGATTCGATGCTGCACTTCAGCCGCGCGCTGCTGCACTGGCGCCGCACCCAGCCGCTGCTGCGCACCGGCGCGATCGCCTTCCTCGATGCGCCCGAGCCGGTGCTGTGGTTCGAGCGGCGCGCGGGCCATGCATCGCTGCAGGCGGTCTTCAACCTCGGCAGCGCGCCGGTGTCGCTCGCCCTGCCTGCGCCGCTCGAACCGCTCGCGGGACATCCGCTCGCCGCCTCGTCGTCGGTCGCGGGCGACGGCGGGCGGGCGCTGACGCTGGCGCCCTACGGCGTCTTCTTCGGCCGGACCGCGGACGACAGCGGCACGATGTGA
- a CDS encoding NAD(P)/FAD-dependent oxidoreductase has protein sequence MTTSEPASSFSCSSLAALEARLAQDLACLGWPARPWMPVRQAGGETVLDVAIIGAGQAGLAAWVALAQLGIRAVVFDRAPAGSEGPWATTARMETLRSPKELTGPALGLPALTFRAWFEAQFGLAAWTAMDKIPRLQWMDYLVWYRRVMGVDVRNDTAVTAIEPLPDATGVRLALRTPAGEHSVLARRVVLATGRDGLGGPAVPAFVGALPRSKWAHSSDEMDYGRLQGLRVGVIGAGSSAMDSAATALEAGAHSVELLIRRTDLPRVNKGKGAGVPGLTQGHYDLPDELKWRIRHYINVLNVPPPHGSTLRVSRHPNAFFNFGCPVLSVEPQGEGMRVTTPKGDFAFDFLIVSTGFKVDWASRPEFAAIAPHVRTWKDRFVPAPGDEDQELADSPDLGPAFEFRERVPGECAGLGRIHCFCYPAALSHGTVSGDIPAISDGAKRLAGGIASLFYREDFEHHWANLQAFAEPELFGDEWTPAPPPHERNRSTD, from the coding sequence ATGACGACTTCAGAACCCGCTTCTTCCTTTTCCTGTTCCTCCCTGGCGGCGCTCGAGGCGCGGCTGGCGCAGGACCTCGCCTGCCTCGGCTGGCCCGCCCGCCCGTGGATGCCGGTACGGCAGGCCGGCGGTGAGACGGTGCTCGACGTGGCCATCATTGGCGCGGGGCAGGCCGGGCTGGCCGCCTGGGTCGCGCTGGCGCAGCTGGGCATCCGCGCCGTGGTGTTCGACCGCGCGCCCGCCGGCAGCGAGGGCCCCTGGGCCACCACCGCGCGCATGGAGACGCTGCGCTCGCCCAAGGAGCTCACCGGCCCCGCGCTGGGCCTGCCCGCGCTCACCTTCCGCGCCTGGTTCGAGGCCCAGTTCGGGCTGGCGGCCTGGACCGCGATGGACAAGATCCCGCGCCTTCAATGGATGGACTACCTGGTCTGGTACCGGCGCGTGATGGGCGTGGACGTGCGCAACGACACGGCCGTGACCGCCATCGAGCCGCTGCCCGACGCCACGGGCGTGCGGCTGGCCCTGCGCACGCCCGCCGGCGAGCACAGCGTGCTGGCGCGCCGCGTCGTGCTCGCCACCGGGCGCGACGGGCTGGGCGGGCCGGCGGTGCCCGCCTTCGTCGGCGCCCTGCCGCGCTCGAAATGGGCGCACTCCTCCGACGAGATGGACTACGGCCGGCTCCAGGGCCTGCGCGTGGGCGTGATCGGCGCCGGCTCCTCGGCCATGGACAGCGCGGCCACCGCGCTGGAGGCCGGCGCGCACAGCGTCGAGCTGCTGATCCGCCGCACCGACCTGCCGCGCGTCAACAAGGGCAAGGGCGCGGGCGTGCCCGGGCTCACGCAGGGGCACTACGACCTGCCGGACGAGCTCAAGTGGCGCATCCGGCACTACATCAACGTGCTGAACGTGCCGCCGCCGCACGGCAGCACGCTGCGGGTGTCGCGCCATCCCAATGCCTTCTTCAACTTCGGCTGCCCGGTCCTGTCGGTCGAACCGCAGGGCGAGGGCATGCGCGTGACCACGCCCAAGGGCGATTTCGCGTTCGACTTCCTGATCGTCTCGACCGGCTTCAAGGTCGACTGGGCGAGCCGCCCCGAGTTCGCCGCGATCGCGCCCCACGTGCGCACCTGGAAGGACCGCTTCGTGCCCGCCCCCGGCGACGAGGACCAGGAGCTCGCCGACTCGCCCGACCTCGGACCCGCCTTCGAGTTCAGGGAACGGGTGCCCGGCGAATGCGCGGGGCTCGGGCGCATCCACTGCTTCTGCTATCCCGCGGCGCTGTCGCACGGCACCGTGTCGGGCGACATTCCAGCCATCAGCGACGGTGCGAAGCGGCTGGCCGGCGGCATCGCGAGCCTGTTCTACCGCGAGGATTTCGAGCACCACTGGGCCAACCTGCAGGCGTTCGCCGAGCCCGAGCTGTTCGGCGACGAATGGACGCCCGCGCCGCCGCCGCACGAAAGAAACCGAAGCACCGACTGA
- a CDS encoding CMD domain protein, producing the protein MTSTPLSDVIDAVVPLAPDQPVWALRRQRDKVVAATQGSYDAMFSPAVEVLTVKERLLVALHACRVSKAGSLAAHYRERLMAEGADEAVVAAVDAGHGVADARLQAMLAFTTKLIERPIEGDRAAVQALAASGLSTPAIVAMSQLIAFLSYQVRVAAGLKALAAAAEVQA; encoded by the coding sequence ATGACAAGCACACCCCTTTCCGACGTGATCGATGCGGTGGTGCCGCTCGCGCCCGACCAGCCCGTCTGGGCGCTGCGCCGCCAGCGCGACAAGGTCGTCGCCGCGACCCAGGGCAGCTACGACGCGATGTTCTCGCCGGCCGTCGAGGTCCTCACGGTGAAGGAGCGGCTGCTGGTCGCGCTGCATGCCTGCCGCGTCTCGAAGGCCGGCAGCCTGGCGGCGCATTACCGCGAGCGGCTCATGGCCGAAGGCGCGGACGAGGCCGTGGTCGCGGCCGTGGATGCCGGCCACGGCGTGGCCGACGCGCGGCTGCAGGCCATGCTCGCCTTCACCACCAAGCTGATCGAGCGCCCCATCGAGGGCGACCGGGCGGCGGTGCAGGCGCTGGCCGCGAGCGGCCTGTCGACGCCCGCCATCGTGGCCATGAGCCAGCTGATCGCCTTCCTCTCCTACCAGGTCCGCGTCGCCGCCGGGCTGAAGGCGCTGGCCGCCGCCGCGGAGGTGCAGGCATGA
- a CDS encoding peroxidase-related enzyme (This protein belongs to a clade of uncharacterized proteins related to peroxidases such as the alkylhydroperoxidase AhpD.) yields the protein MAAPIRIQGFTNEVLQWKPWLDTVNVDAATPEQLAALDAMSPQARSSPYFLVLAHQPEILLQRSIAFNAIMFAPGGMPRAERELGATVESRVNGCVYCASVHAQRFEQLAKRNDVISQVFEAPEGAGTTAREKAIVAFSIRLGVQPDEVSAEDVRKLRAAGLGELEILDLIHSVAIFAWANRLMLNLGEPVFPEAEAS from the coding sequence GTGGCCGCGCCGATCCGCATCCAGGGCTTCACCAACGAAGTGCTCCAGTGGAAGCCCTGGCTCGACACGGTGAACGTCGACGCCGCCACGCCCGAGCAGCTGGCGGCGCTGGACGCGATGAGCCCGCAGGCGCGCAGTTCGCCGTATTTCCTGGTGCTGGCGCACCAGCCCGAGATCCTGCTGCAGCGCTCCATCGCCTTCAACGCGATCATGTTCGCGCCGGGCGGCATGCCGCGCGCCGAGCGCGAGCTGGGCGCCACGGTGGAGTCGCGCGTCAACGGCTGCGTGTACTGCGCCTCGGTGCATGCGCAGCGCTTCGAGCAGCTGGCCAAGCGCAACGACGTGATCTCGCAGGTGTTCGAGGCGCCCGAGGGCGCGGGCACCACGGCGCGCGAGAAGGCCATCGTCGCGTTCTCGATCCGGCTGGGCGTGCAGCCCGACGAGGTGTCGGCCGAGGACGTGCGCAAGCTCCGGGCCGCAGGGCTGGGCGAGCTCGAGATCCTCGACCTGATCCATTCGGTGGCGATCTTCGCCTGGGCCAACCGGCTGATGCTCAACCTCGGCGAGCCGGTGTTCCCGGAGGCCGAGGCCTCATAG
- a CDS encoding NAD/NADP octopine/nopaline dehydrogenase family protein, whose protein sequence is MNNTARTSRRVGIAGAGAIALASAAWLRRAGHGVTLWSPRGPGADALRTQALEAGGIETFSVRVEVARDAAELCAAADVLLLALPVNGHRRTMDALLPFLRDGQTVIVSSMASLSSLYLHEAAVRAGRRVTVASFGTTVLTARRESATQVRVMTRRQAIGVSALPGAHVDEAVALCTELFGEGFFAQGSALASALANVNPQSHGPLAVFNWTRIERGEPWAQYHCMTPGVARAIEALDAERRAVAAAFGIALGPIEAHFARSFGTTSEKLADIAAELHAQRGGPPGPTRTDTRFVSEDMPYGLAFVEALGAIAGVPTPATRTVLDAASLVNGIDYRRENDLVEPLGLARETVAGLLARL, encoded by the coding sequence TTGAATAACACGGCCCGGACCTCGCGCCGCGTGGGCATCGCGGGCGCGGGCGCGATCGCGCTGGCCAGCGCGGCCTGGCTGCGGCGGGCGGGCCATGGCGTCACCCTGTGGTCGCCGCGCGGCCCGGGCGCGGACGCCCTGCGCACGCAGGCGCTGGAGGCCGGCGGCATCGAAACGTTCTCGGTGCGGGTCGAGGTCGCCCGCGACGCGGCCGAACTCTGCGCCGCTGCCGACGTGCTGCTGCTCGCCCTGCCCGTCAACGGCCACCGGCGCACGATGGATGCGCTGCTGCCCTTCCTGCGCGACGGGCAGACGGTGATCGTGAGCTCGATGGCCTCGCTGTCCTCGCTTTACCTGCACGAAGCCGCGGTGCGCGCGGGCCGGCGGGTCACGGTGGCGAGCTTCGGCACGACGGTGCTGACCGCGCGGCGCGAATCCGCCACCCAGGTCCGGGTGATGACGCGGCGCCAGGCGATCGGCGTCTCCGCCCTGCCCGGCGCCCACGTGGACGAAGCCGTCGCGCTGTGCACCGAACTTTTCGGCGAAGGCTTCTTCGCGCAGGGCAGTGCGCTCGCCAGTGCGCTGGCCAACGTCAATCCGCAGTCGCACGGGCCGCTCGCGGTGTTCAACTGGACCCGCATCGAACGGGGCGAGCCCTGGGCGCAGTACCACTGCATGACGCCGGGCGTGGCGCGCGCGATCGAGGCGCTCGATGCCGAACGCCGGGCCGTGGCCGCCGCCTTCGGCATCGCGCTCGGCCCCATCGAGGCGCACTTCGCGCGCTCCTTCGGCACCACCTCGGAAAAGCTCGCCGACATCGCCGCCGAGCTGCACGCCCAGCGCGGCGGCCCGCCCGGCCCCACGCGCACCGACACCCGCTTCGTGAGCGAGGACATGCCCTACGGCCTGGCCTTCGTCGAGGCGCTGGGCGCCATCGCCGGGGTGCCCACGCCCGCGACACGCACCGTGCTGGACGCGGCCTCGCTGGTCAACGGCATCGACTACCGCCGCGAGAACGACCTCGTCGAACCGCTGGGCCTGGCGCGCGAAACGGTCGCCGGACTGCTCGCGCGCCTATGA
- a CDS encoding tripartite tricarboxylate transporter substrate binding protein, with the protein MTLRLKHLALAFAAAAGLAATPLQAQQNDKPLRIVVPFATGGAQDVIARYLGAKLTERTGQPVVIDNRAGAGGIVAADAVAKASDGATVLLATGGAVTIAPHLQARLPYDPAHDLVPVALVADTPMTLSVRAESPYKTVADVLRDAKARPGQVSYASTGNGTVSHLTGALLAQAGGVDLLHVPYRGAAPALTDLLGGQVATIVTSAASIEPMVASGKARVLGTFSRTALPGIGAAPTIGEAAGLPAMEVPVWVGVMAPARMPAAGIEKLSAALVEVCKLPETKQRFAQLGAVNTCGGAAALGKVVAEDSQRWARVIKQGGIKVE; encoded by the coding sequence ATGACACTGCGCCTGAAACACCTCGCCCTGGCCTTCGCGGCCGCCGCCGGCCTCGCCGCCACTCCCCTCCAGGCCCAGCAGAACGACAAGCCGCTGCGCATCGTCGTGCCCTTCGCCACCGGCGGCGCGCAGGACGTGATCGCGCGCTACCTGGGCGCCAAGCTCACGGAGCGGACGGGCCAGCCGGTCGTGATCGACAACCGGGCCGGCGCGGGCGGCATCGTGGCCGCCGACGCGGTGGCCAAGGCAAGCGACGGCGCCACGGTGCTGCTGGCCACCGGCGGCGCGGTCACCATCGCCCCGCACCTGCAGGCCAGGCTCCCCTACGACCCGGCGCACGACCTGGTGCCGGTGGCCCTGGTGGCCGACACGCCGATGACGCTGTCGGTGCGCGCCGAAAGCCCCTACAAGACGGTGGCCGACGTGCTGCGCGATGCCAAGGCCCGGCCCGGCCAGGTCAGCTACGCCTCGACCGGCAACGGCACCGTCTCGCACCTGACCGGCGCGCTGCTGGCCCAGGCCGGCGGCGTGGACCTGCTGCACGTGCCCTACCGCGGCGCCGCCCCGGCGCTGACGGACCTGCTGGGCGGGCAGGTGGCGACCATCGTGACCAGCGCGGCCTCCATCGAACCGATGGTCGCCAGCGGCAAGGCCCGCGTGCTCGGCACCTTCTCGCGGACCGCGCTGCCCGGCATCGGCGCGGCCCCGACCATCGGCGAGGCCGCGGGCCTGCCGGCGATGGAAGTGCCGGTCTGGGTCGGCGTGATGGCGCCGGCACGCATGCCGGCCGCGGGCATCGAAAAGCTGTCGGCGGCGCTGGTCGAGGTGTGCAAGCTGCCGGAGACGAAGCAGCGCTTCGCCCAGCTGGGCGCGGTCAACACCTGCGGCGGCGCGGCGGCGCTCGGCAAGGTGGTGGCGGAAGACAGCCAGCGCTGGGCCAGGGTCATCAAGCAGGGTGGAATCAAGGTTGAATAA